GTTGAAATTTGGTTACACGTGGAAGAGATGGTCGGTATGATAGTGAGATTTGTTTACAATGTAAAAAATAAAGGATAATATTCATGGTTTCCAAGATGTAAAGGTCTCTCTCCCAAATGAAATATCATCATCGATTTGATTACAGCTATATatcgggctaattatatattactattATAATTAGCTATCTTTAGTATCTCAGTCCTtgtactttcaaaagttatattgaaaTTCCTATATTTACGGAAGTAAAACATTATGATCCCTatacagaattaaaaaaaaaatattattggaacaacgagattaaatgttttatttttgtaTGCATAGGGATCTCAATGTAGCATTTAAAAGTATATATACTAAgatgctaaagataactaattataatgggtaatatgtaattagcccctaTACAGGATACATTGGCGGGCTGATTGAAATTAGGTGTTGGACCatgaacttattcaatttgtataGTTGTGATGATTCTTCGAGCCAATGGTTTAATTTTTGTAGCAGGCACGAAGTTGGAAAATACTATCAAGGTGGAGATTGTTAAAGTTGGTAAGTATTTTAAAGAGTCTTAATCATATTCAAATTAGTTGAGAGAGTTTTAATTAATTGAAACATCTTACTGAATTAGGGTTTGTTCCTATAAATATATCTAGAAtcttatatcaatttttttatgtgttttgattttatgattttttttattctatttttctCCCTCTAAACAGAAAGAGATGTATAAGCATAAAGAAAAGCCTAAAGAAGAGATGGATGAGAGGGGAAGGAAACATAGAATATAAAAAGATAGGATTTAAGAGAGGAGAATTTACACGTCTTCTCATCCCTTCTATGGACTATTGAAGAGAAGGTACGATGACTCTTTGTCGCTATTGATATGTTATTTGATTGTCGCTGTTAGAAGCTACATGAGAGAAGCAATAACATTAAACGATAGGTCGATAATTCTGGGGGTAATTCAAGAGAAGCAACAATGACTCTGGAGAAAAATAACGATGTTGAGCGGGTGATCTATGGCGTTTGCTACACTCTTTGTCGTTCCCGTGGGGCATCGAAGAGAAGCAATAGTGTCTCGTTGTTGCTCTTATTGACTACAGGAGAAAAACAATATGTTAAATGAACAATCAACGATGTTCATAGCACTCCTTATATCTCATGCGAGCTATAGAAGAGAAGCGACAACAATTATTGTGACTCTTGTGAACTATGGGAGAGAAACAACAACGTTCCAAGCACTCTCTTGTTGGCAGTTAGTGCTCATGATTGTTTTCTTATCACTTCATATTGCACGTCGGTTCTTCTTCACGATGAAtcccttttgttttttttattttatacagTAAATTGATTTGACTCGATAAACTCAACTCGACTCATCCAAGGTGATCGATCTAACTTAGTCTACGAGTTGAGTCGATTCCATTATTTTTAGTGAACAAATTTGATCTGACCTACTAGAGCTAATCTGGACTCTAAGATTATACGATCATATGATTGCATTTAATAACATTGATGTATTCGTAGATGTGCGGAATAGGTTTGATGGAATTCATTCAATACCCACAAGCAATCGAACAATGAAAGTAGAGTGTGAGCATCACAAAATCAAATCAACAACATAACGCATTAAGTATCCTCTATTCCTATTTATGTAAATCGCTTATGCGACGATAGATTACTTGGATCTATTGGACGAATAACGATGATTTTTATTAGATAGTCCCGAGCTTGTTGTATCTATTAGACTAATAACATCTCGATTTTTAGTAGATTACTGGATCCACTGGACCAATAACATCACGATTGCTACCGCAGTCTCGAGCTTCGAACTACGAGTGTAAAGATAGAATAGAAGAGCAGGACTGAATGAATATTCCAATCATCGGGTTGGGTCAAGCGGGTTGAATTTGAATCGAATCCGACTCGATTTAGATCAGCGAATGGACGACTTGAAACATATCATGCGTGTCATTCGAAATGTTCATCTTCGTTTCCCCATAAAACGGAAATAATGCATTGGAAATGCAAGGAGAAACGGATTCCGCTGATTCGCGCGTCACGCAGCCTCTTCCTCGGCCACGTTCAAGTTCCTACGCGGCATACCCGCTGCGCCTATCTTTCTGATGATTGGTGAGCTAAAATCAAAGCGAGTGGGGACCATCGGTGGGCCCATGTGCCTTTTCACAGGGTGATTGGGAGGGTTCTGTTAGATTAGGTACGTAACAATTTCTGAGATGGAGATAAACCCGACGGAGTACTGCGCTGGGGGAAGCGAGCTGTCTCTTCACCACTCCGCTTCGGAGGCCCAAATGGCGAAGGCCGCGActcctctcgcggcgagagcgagcGCGCTTTCTCGCCCTTCCAATCCCGTCCCCGCGCACCCCCCGCCGTCCTTCCACATACTGCCCCTTGCCTTACCCACGCCTCCCCTTCTCCATCTCCCCTTACACCCATCAGTTGGTAAGCAAGCTCTCCCCTCACCTCGCTTCTTCTATATTTCTTTGTTCCTGTAGGTGTGTTTGGGCTAACTCGAATTAATAGTTTGGATTATGCGGATTTGTTTACTTCGATACCTAAGGAGTATGATTATTCTTTGAATTTATATTTgggtttcttattatttttttttctattttatggaTGTTCCGTCAAATTCTTGGCTTTCCGCTTTTCTTGGGTTAAAGTGTATCTTTGACCATCTCTGGTTAGGGTTTCTTCAAAACAAGAATCTCGTGCTCGAGTCTGAGTAAAATACTTTTGCCGGAATCTGAATGTAATTGTTGTTTGATTTAGGTGTGTTGGTCACTCCTAAGTGTAAGGAAACGCTTATTTTGTTCGCGGCACTGGTTTGAGCTCTGTAGTTCCTTACTTTGTTTGAATAAAGAATCTATCGCCGTCCAAATTCTAAAGTCTTCTTAACAAAAAGAGGACATGCTACTCAAAAATGGAACCTGGTTGACGTTGGAATTATGGTGGTTAAAGGAGAAACAGCACATCAGATGACCCGATGAAGGCCAAAACTTTAAAAGCATCAGTAAATAATCAACTAGAAAGGCAATGATCACACAGACATCAATTATCTTATAACATCTGGGATAAAATGATTTACCCAAAAAGCAAGGAAAAAGCTAGGATAATGGTAAAACTAGGCCATTGTGTTGTTGGAGATTGGGAGGTTAATGTTGACAATGCATAATAGAAGCTGGATATGGGACTAAGCCCTGCAAGGGTATAAGTCAGGGATAAGTCAAGTAGGGTTTGGATCGTGAAGGTAAATCGATGAGTGGTCTTGAGTTggcaaacttcttccatttttggTGAACCCTCGTACCCGGAGAGTATATAAGCCACTTCATATTATGGTCATGATGATCAAACTAGTGTCATATTAGGAATCTATCTCGTGCTGCATAAAGAGGTGGTCTTTTCACTTAACCTTATGGAAGGTTTAGAATTTTATATACTTATTCCCATTACATATCTTCTCTTTGACATGTTTGCTTTGTACACCATTACCACTTATGAACCATGCATTAGTGAGGAGCTATAGCAAACCGGTCAAATTTGCTTAAGCTTTAGATTTATGCTCCTTTTTGCCATCTAATTTCTCCTGTGCTATCTGTTTGTATGATGCAATCTGCACACACATTATTATGGTGTTACCTGGATATTAACTTGTATTGATTCAGGAATACACATGAATTCTTTAGATGACAAATTACCttctaaagcttttctcctctGTAGTTAGATATAGATGCAAATCAAGGTTGAAACCAAaaaattatggtatcagagctcaaGCATCCAGTGTTGGGGCTGGGAACTATggaggagagagagaagaaaacagCCACAGCAATCTCATGGATGGTTCTACCAGTGAGAATTCATCTAAATAGTGAGTTGTATACTATTCATTTTAAGTGTCCTCTTGTTATTATTTATCCACCATAGTTAATggttcatgaaattattttttatctattaCCAAGTTTGGTTGTAGTTAATGGTGCATGAAAGTTCACTAAGTAATACAATTTCACAAAAGACAATAATTAAGCACTTCAATGGATTACATGTGTTTATCATTAAAAAAGTCCGTATGAAAACCTCtgttttctttttgtttgctTCATAATGTTATTTTTGGATTTGACGTTTCTCTCCCATAGTATTGATCTAAGATGTGTGAAAAAAGTAaataaagcaaaaagaaaaaaaaaaagaaggtaagAAGCTAAAAACTTCATCTGCTTTAAAACATAAACCAAGTAGAATCTGTGAACCTTCGAAAACTTCTACCAGGATTTTTGTTCTCTGTACTCCATAGCATATACACCTGATTTTTATGTGTAATTCACAAAAATCTTGCAAGCAATTGGACACTTCTTGATAACattaatttacttttatattCACTTAGGTGATGCCTTTGTAGGACTTAATATCCGTCTAGACACAAGTGATAGAAGATTTACTATTTGATATTCTTTGTAATATTTAGATGAAGAAAATTGTATATTTTTGTTGAGCATCATAGATGTAAGTTAAGAAACTAATTTATGTATGACTTAATTTGTATTTTATAACATGGCAGCCAAAAGTCTCTTTCTGGAGTCAATTACCAGCTGTCGATTGCTGGTGTCCTATTTGTTTCTGCAATAGCATTTGCACTTATTGTTTCCTTGAAGGGTGGTCCTTCTGCTCTCATAGCAACGCTTGCAAAATCAGGATTTACAGCTGCATTCACACTCATATTTGTTTCAGAGATCGGAGACAAGGTAATCAATTTATAAAATAGCTACTAGACCTGTTTTTTGCTTGTATAGTTATTGCTCATGTAATATCATCAATAATTTGTAAAACTACAATTGTCCTTTGATTCATTCTTTTTCAAATTTATCTAGACACCGTTTTTGTTATCTTAAGTTTGAAATTAATTTGCTTTCTCAACCAAGAATTCTAGGGTTACATGCTAGTGAACTTGGTAGGCTCGTTTGAGTATATATATCAAATGTTAATGTTATATGTCTGTTCACATAATTCTTTCTAGATCTCTACTTTTGTCTCTCTGTGTAATGGCTGAACCTgctgagagagagtgtgtgtatgGGATGTCTATGATGGTTCCAGTTAATCAGTTTCTTTTAATGTTTGAGTTGCTTCTATGAAACTTGAAGTCTCCTCTTGATAATTAACTTATTTTTTAAACCGGTCAAGGAGTATTTGACATCGTCAACTGAAAGTCATTGTGTCCATGGTTGGCACATGCCGGCATTGTCCCATAACCTTGCCCACACACTAGGTGCAAGTGCCCATGTTCACTCATTAAATGTGTGGCATGTGACAAACACAACTACCAAAGCACATTTAGGTACCAAAGCCACGACAACCTGAACCTGCTGCACCATGCCATTAGGAAATTTGGCGATGGAACTGCTGCTATAAAGTATAAAGTTAACATTTTTTAAATGATTATTTAGGTTCATAATTCTTCTACCGGTCCCATCTAGTGCCAGTTCAGGTGCATTAACTGATATTCCTGACTATACCTACAGATATCCATGTGTTTCAACTTACATTTATAGGATGATTTACTTCTTAAATGATTATGTTATGGGCTCACATAGTTACATTTTCAAGAATTTGCATCTATAGTTGTTGTTTTCTTCTTGTCTGGTTTATCTATTATGCATCTTAACTTCAAATTGACTACGTTCAGATTCTGTTACTGATATACAGAAAAAAGTGACGGACTCTAGTCTTTTTTTGCAGACATTTTTTATTGCTGCATTATTGGCGATGCAATATGACAAAGCAATGGTATATTACTTGACCTGTTAATTGTTTATACATTCTTATCTAGGTGCTTACCTTGGGCTTTGAGTTAGATTCATGTGCATCCGTTTTATGATAGTGTCTGCTTCAACTTTGAGCGATCTAATGCTTAATGTCAATGCAAGATGTAGAAAGGGATACTTCTTGATACTTTCAATTAAGAGAgccttacagaatttataggggtacAAGCTTGACAAATGAAGAAACTAAAGCATACAAAATCAGGAAACTAATCTcccaaaaaaggagaaaatttacAGAATCTGGAAGGTAatctatttgaaataaaaaaaaatcttcaaaattGGGAAAGTAATATTCTCTTGATGAACGAAGGaactaaatcataaaaattaggaAACTAATCTCCTGAAAAAAGGGAAAATTTACAAAATCTGGAAGGTAATCTCcttgaaattagaaaaataatttcaTCGAAATTGGGAAAGTAATATACTCACATAAGAGGAAATAATCTCCATCAATAAACACTCCTCAAGCTGGTGAGTAAATATTTTCCATTCCCAGGTTGCCAGTAATATCTTGAAAGAAACGACTTGGAAAATCTTTAGTCAGAATATTAGTGAGTTGCCGAGTTGTCTACTTATGGATACATAGGTCATAGGAAATATTGATCATTCCATTATCAgtattttctttaataaaatgtcgATCTACTTCACATGTTTTGTTCGTTCATGTTGAACTAGATTTTACACAATGCTAATAGCTGACTTATTATCACGATATAGTTTCATATTTCCGTCCCATCTTACTCCCAAATCATCAAGGATTATTTTCAACCATAATAACTCACAAATACCATGTGCCATGTCTCTGAATTCTGTCTCTGCACTAAATCGAGCAACTACCGACTTATTTTTTACTTCTCCATGTCACCAAATTTCCTCCTAAGATGGTACAGTAGCTGGAGTTTGATCTTTGATCAACAACTGATTCAATCTAGCCTGATCTGCATCAGTGTAGGCTTCTACAATATATTCAACTGCCATTGCTTCTAAATAAGATGCATTTTCCTGGAGTGAACTTCAAATATTGTAGAATTCTATGAGTGACCTTCAAATGAACCTCTTTAGGAAAACTCACTATGCTGATTGCATAAGCAATATCAGGTCTTGCATAAGATAAATAGATGAGATTCCCAACGAGTCTTTGAAATCTCCCCTGTCTGCTGACATGTATTAGCTGATTTGCATCTATAGCATCTCCTAATTTGTGATTTTGTTCAATAGGTGTATTAGCTGATTTGCATACAAGTATTCCTGCttcaatgatatatttttgttaGAAAACAAGAATTCCTTTCTGAGCTATCTCAACACCCAAAAAATATTTGAGCTTTGCCAAATCTTTGATCTCAAACTCTTTGGCTAGTAGATCTCCGAGTTTCTTAATTTCTTCAAGATTATCACCAGTAATAATTATATCATCAACTTATACAATCAAAGCTGAAATTTTACTAATTGGTGACCTTTTAATTAAAAGAGTACGATCACCTTGCTTCATATCTTACATTGCCTGTGTGAATCTATCAAACCATGTTCTAGGAGATTGTTTTAGTCCATTGATGTCTTTCACAATTTGTagacattattatttttaaatccttaATCAAATCCTGGAGATGCTTCCATATACTTCTTCCTCGAGATCACCCCatgtaagaaaatatttttaacatctAGTTGCTGCGTAGACCAACCAAGATTAGCCGCTAAAGATAGTAGTACATGTATGGTATTCATTTTTGCAATCGGAGCAATAGATCTCGTATGTTTGAGATAGCCTTTGGCCGCAAACTTAGTCTTATACCTTTCTGAAGTACTGTCAGCTTTATATTTTACCCAAATACACATAGAGCTCGAGGATCAAGTTTATCACGATGTTGAGAATGACCATgaataaaagagaaaataaaaaatctttgGTGCGATATGACTAAAATCATGAAAAttgagaaaaaaagggaaaaaactcTGTAAAATAGTAATTAAAGCTTTGTTTTCCAAATCCTTCGATGGTAATTGATTTATTAAATAAGTAACAGCTAACACTACTTCTCCCCTATATGTCTTAGGCATCTTTTTTAAAATAGCAATGCATGTGTTACCTCAAGAAGATGATGATTCTTTCTTTTAACAATGTTTTGCTTTGGAGTATCCATGATCATAGACTTATGTTTCGCCTAGAGCGGTACGAAACAGGCAGCACGTACTGGTCCAAGTGCCAACCGATATGTAGACCGTCCTTGGTCTGGTCCGCCATATAAAGGGAAAGTGAGAAACCCTAAATCCCACTTCTATGTCGCCTTCACTTCTCATGCAGTCATGACTGATGTTGCAACTTCTTGCTATGACTTCCCGCCTCCATCTTCTCATTGCGACCGACGATCACTACTGGCAATCTTTGCTTGCTGCAACCTTGCTGAACATCACCACGCACGATCTTTGCCCTAATCAATGTTTGTTGTACCACTCGAGTCGGTATAGTACAGGCAGGACGAATGGATCTGATTGGTGATCGAGACATGGATTGCCCAAGTGCTCGTCGACATGCACCAGCATACCATGTGTTAGTATACCGGTACAGGTCAGCATGTACCAACTTGGCAAATCATTGTGACGGGTTCGGTACCTGAAATGACAAACCTTGCCCCTAATCACCTCTCAAGTatgcctcttctcctcttccacttcctccttcctcctccatctcatcctcttctttcctcttcctccttcctccaccgtcccttcctcttctccctttttttcttcctctccgaAACTCTAATACCTATTGGTGTATGTGTGTTGGTACACTGATACTGACCAATATGTACTGGTCTGACAAATCTCAGAAAGGGGTTTGGTACCTAAAACAGCAAACCTTGTCCATGACAATTGATGTATTATTCCTTTAGTTTTTTC
The DNA window shown above is from Musa acuminata AAA Group cultivar baxijiao chromosome BXJ2-4, Cavendish_Baxijiao_AAA, whole genome shotgun sequence and carries:
- the LOC103981566 gene encoding GDT1-like protein 2, chloroplastic, with translation MEINPTEYCAGGSELSLHHSASEAQMAKAATPLAARASALSRPSNPVPAHPPPSFHILPLALPTPPLLHLPLHPSVVRYRCKSRLKPKNYGIRAQASSVGAGNYGGEREENSHSNLMDGSTSENSSKYQKSLSGVNYQLSIAGVLFVSAIAFALIVSLKGGPSALIATLAKSGFTAAFTLIFVSEIGDKTFFIAALLAMQYDKAMVLFGSMAALSLMTVLSVVIGRLFNSVPAQFQTTLPLGEYAAVALLTFFGLKSIKNAWEIPSDADTNSKEKSELGELVEAEELVKEKVAKKLTNPFEVLWKSFSLVFFAEWGDRSMLATIALGAAQSPWGVAGGAIAGHLVATSIAIVGGSFLANYISEKLVGYLGGVLFLIFAVATLLGVF